One window of the Streptomyces sp. NBC_00259 genome contains the following:
- a CDS encoding APC family permease: MDDGQNPRHDEFRKTLRTRHGVIIALANISPTVSIGIGLGFLAAVAGTSLPAAFLLAALPILAVSGGYARLAARDPNCGTAYVWVRRALGPWAGYLTGWTSVATNIMFLSYAGQLTGQFTLQLAHETGLFSTQSTLAVTLTGLLWTGLIVIGAVRGVKDATAVQSVLLGLSAVVVLTVVVTAFVRGDAAPVQVSWFSPFAFPDTLTLLSATVLAAYMFWGWESAFSVVEENAEARSSGRAGLIAIVVTLVLFLIGAAGFLHALTPGQLTDPLAGITELSRTFYGTGGAIAAIAAMLAATVACMQSSVIAGSRLTLAMGRDGVLGPSWARLHPSRRTPVTSTLRTAGLAVALSVAGLAVGELSEVVLAVVNSVGILVSLMYGIGGWACVITFRHELRGGRLRDILAVGVLPALGGTALLLLGGLVAYLQWTSVDHMAFDPENGRFLTALPLGAVLLGVPAAFWTRYRRKAAYFTQPASPLAPAPASVSAAAPMSASSSTGVSA; this comes from the coding sequence ATGGACGACGGCCAGAACCCCCGCCACGACGAGTTCCGCAAGACCCTCCGCACCCGCCACGGCGTGATCATCGCGCTCGCCAACATCAGCCCCACCGTCTCCATCGGCATCGGACTCGGCTTCCTCGCCGCCGTCGCCGGGACCTCGCTCCCCGCCGCGTTCCTGCTGGCGGCGCTCCCGATCCTCGCCGTGTCCGGCGGCTACGCCCGCCTCGCCGCCCGCGACCCCAACTGCGGCACCGCGTACGTCTGGGTCCGCCGCGCACTCGGTCCGTGGGCCGGCTATCTCACCGGCTGGACCTCGGTCGCCACCAACATCATGTTCCTCTCCTACGCGGGCCAGCTGACCGGTCAGTTCACCCTCCAACTTGCCCACGAGACAGGGCTGTTCAGCACGCAGTCGACACTCGCGGTCACGCTCACCGGTCTGCTGTGGACCGGCCTGATCGTGATCGGCGCGGTGCGCGGCGTGAAGGACGCGACCGCCGTGCAGTCGGTGCTGCTCGGCCTGTCCGCGGTGGTCGTCCTGACGGTCGTCGTGACCGCCTTCGTACGCGGGGACGCCGCTCCCGTGCAGGTGTCCTGGTTCTCGCCGTTCGCCTTCCCCGACACGCTCACCCTGCTCAGCGCCACGGTGCTCGCCGCGTACATGTTCTGGGGCTGGGAGAGCGCCTTCAGCGTGGTCGAGGAGAACGCCGAGGCGCGGTCCTCGGGCCGGGCCGGGCTGATCGCGATCGTGGTCACACTGGTGCTGTTCCTGATCGGCGCGGCCGGCTTCCTGCACGCGCTCACGCCCGGGCAGCTCACCGACCCGCTCGCCGGGATCACCGAACTCTCCCGCACCTTCTACGGAACCGGCGGCGCGATCGCCGCGATCGCCGCGATGCTCGCCGCCACCGTCGCCTGCATGCAGTCCTCGGTGATCGCCGGTTCCCGGCTCACCCTGGCGATGGGCCGCGACGGTGTGCTCGGTCCCAGCTGGGCCCGGCTGCACCCGTCCCGCCGGACCCCGGTCACCTCCACCCTGCGCACCGCCGGGCTCGCGGTCGCGCTCTCCGTGGCCGGGCTCGCCGTCGGCGAACTCTCCGAGGTCGTGCTCGCGGTCGTCAACTCGGTCGGCATCCTGGTGTCGTTGATGTACGGCATCGGAGGCTGGGCGTGCGTGATCACCTTCCGGCACGAGCTGCGTGGCGGACGCCTGCGCGACATCCTCGCCGTGGGCGTCCTGCCCGCGCTCGGCGGAACGGCGCTGCTCCTCCTCGGCGGTCTGGTCGCCTACCTGCAGTGGACCTCCGTCGACCACATGGCCTTCGACCCGGAGAACGGGCGCTTCCTCACCGCCCTCCCGCTCGGCGCCGTCCTCCTCGGCGTCCCCGCCGCCTTCTGGACCCGCTACCGGCGCAAGGCCGCCTACTTCACCCAGCCCGCGTCCCCGCTCGCCCCCGCACCCGCATCCGTATCCGCAGCCGCACCCATGTCCGCTTCCTCGTCCACTGGAGTCTCCGCGTGA
- a CDS encoding Asp23/Gls24 family envelope stress response protein — MDTATTTSVEAETRAATSVEAGTGTAQRGRTTISDRTVERIAARVLTEVEHIGGTVGRVLGISVPGQRPEDPARVTAKVSDDSDVALDVRLSVVYPESVAHATEDARAHVVRRVADLTGLTVTRVDITVTALRPPDSSTRRVL; from the coding sequence ATGGACACCGCGACCACCACGTCGGTTGAGGCCGAGACCCGCGCGGCCACATCAGTCGAGGCCGGGACCGGCACGGCGCAACGCGGCCGCACAACCATCTCCGACCGCACTGTCGAACGCATCGCCGCCCGGGTGTTGACCGAAGTCGAGCACATCGGCGGGACCGTCGGCCGGGTGCTCGGCATATCGGTCCCTGGGCAACGCCCGGAAGACCCTGCCCGGGTCACCGCGAAGGTCAGTGACGACTCGGACGTGGCGCTCGACGTTCGCCTGTCCGTCGTCTATCCGGAATCCGTCGCCCACGCCACCGAGGACGCCCGCGCACACGTGGTGCGCCGGGTTGCGGACCTCACCGGTCTGACCGTGACCCGCGTGGACATCACCGTCACAGCGCTGCGTCCCCCCGACTCCTCCACCAGGAGGGTCCTGTGA
- a CDS encoding DUF6328 family protein, with product MDRGSASGEAGRSDSREETEDERADRRWQELVQEIRVTQTGVQILFGFLLTVVFTPAFQKLGQTDKTIYIVTVVLGALATGALIGPVAFHRIVSGRRIKPLVVAWASRLTFLGLVLLLATLISALFLILRTATHDGFVPYLVAGVFAWYLACWFVLPLWARFRYTSADSSDTP from the coding sequence ATGGACAGAGGCAGTGCATCCGGTGAGGCTGGTCGGAGCGACAGTCGGGAGGAGACGGAGGACGAGCGGGCGGACCGTCGCTGGCAAGAACTCGTGCAGGAGATACGGGTCACGCAGACCGGCGTGCAGATCCTGTTCGGCTTTCTGCTCACGGTCGTGTTCACGCCCGCCTTCCAGAAGCTGGGCCAAACCGACAAGACCATCTACATCGTGACGGTCGTCCTGGGCGCTCTGGCCACGGGAGCCCTCATCGGCCCGGTGGCGTTTCATCGCATCGTTTCAGGGCGGCGTATCAAGCCGCTGGTGGTCGCATGGGCGTCGCGACTCACGTTCCTGGGGTTGGTGCTGCTGCTCGCCACTCTGATCTCGGCGCTGTTCCTGATCCTGCGCACGGCAACGCACGACGGCTTCGTGCCCTACCTCGTTGCCGGGGTTTTCGCCTGGTACCTCGCCTGCTGGTTCGTCCTTCCCCTCTGGGCCCGCTTTCGCTACACCTCGGCTGACTCCTCGGACACCCCCTAG
- a CDS encoding amidohydrolase: MSTAPDLVLLNGTVWTAGPVRARASALAVAGDRITAVGSDREIRELAGPRTEVVDLDGRFVLPGFTDAHVHPVFAGIGMLGCDLSGARDVDAYRRIIRAYAAAHPEEEWIVGSGWSFDAFPGGLPPRGLLDALVPDRPAYFPVRDGHSAWANARALALAGVDRDTPDPADGRIERGPDGEPTGVLHEGAMGLVGDRTPPVSAARARAGLLAAQAHLHSLGITGWQDALVGAYGGNSDPLDTYLAADADGSLTARVRGALWWDREAGLEQIESLLARRAKAAAQGGRRFTAGSVKIMQDGVVENFSAAMLEPYLDSCGCPGDSLGLSMVDPALLREAAVRLDAEGFQIHFHALGDRAVREALDSLEAAVAANGHTGNRHHLAHLQVVHPDDIPRFRTLRATANIQPLWAAHEPAMDDLTLPFLGAERGALQYPFGALHAAGATLAAGSDWFVSSPDPMHGIHVAVNRQVWPEELGEPEPRPPFLPHQRLTLTDALAAYTAGSAWVNHQDEAGVLAPGRLADMAVLDRDPFAVAPGELHGIRYVRTYVGGAPVHVAD, encoded by the coding sequence GTGAGCACCGCCCCCGATCTCGTCCTCCTCAACGGCACCGTCTGGACCGCCGGACCCGTCCGCGCCCGCGCCTCGGCGCTCGCGGTCGCCGGCGACCGGATCACCGCGGTCGGCAGCGACCGCGAGATCCGCGAGCTGGCCGGGCCCCGTACCGAAGTCGTCGATCTGGACGGGCGGTTCGTACTCCCCGGGTTCACCGACGCGCATGTGCACCCCGTGTTCGCGGGCATCGGGATGCTCGGCTGCGACCTGTCCGGTGCGCGGGACGTGGACGCGTACCGCAGGATCATCCGGGCGTACGCGGCCGCGCATCCGGAGGAGGAGTGGATCGTCGGCAGCGGCTGGTCGTTCGACGCGTTCCCGGGCGGGCTGCCGCCCCGTGGGCTGCTGGACGCGCTGGTGCCCGACCGGCCCGCGTACTTCCCGGTGCGGGACGGGCACTCCGCCTGGGCCAACGCCCGAGCGCTCGCCCTGGCCGGCGTCGACCGCGACACCCCGGACCCGGCGGACGGCCGTATCGAACGCGGCCCGGACGGCGAGCCGACCGGTGTGCTGCACGAGGGCGCCATGGGGCTGGTCGGCGACCGTACCCCGCCGGTCTCCGCCGCACGGGCCCGCGCCGGACTCCTCGCCGCCCAGGCGCACCTCCACTCCCTCGGCATCACCGGCTGGCAGGACGCGCTGGTCGGCGCGTACGGCGGCAACTCCGATCCGCTCGACACCTATCTGGCCGCCGACGCGGACGGCTCGCTCACCGCACGTGTCCGCGGCGCCCTCTGGTGGGACCGCGAAGCCGGCCTGGAGCAGATCGAGTCGCTGCTCGCGCGCCGGGCGAAGGCGGCCGCGCAGGGCGGGCGGCGGTTCACCGCGGGCAGCGTGAAGATCATGCAGGACGGCGTGGTGGAGAACTTCTCCGCCGCCATGCTGGAGCCCTACCTGGACTCCTGCGGCTGCCCCGGCGACAGTCTCGGGCTGTCCATGGTCGATCCGGCGCTGCTCCGGGAGGCCGCGGTCCGCCTGGACGCCGAAGGCTTCCAGATCCACTTCCACGCCCTCGGCGACCGCGCCGTCCGCGAGGCCCTGGACTCCCTGGAAGCCGCCGTCGCGGCCAACGGCCACACCGGCAACCGGCATCACCTGGCCCACCTCCAGGTCGTCCACCCCGACGACATCCCGCGCTTTCGCACCCTGCGCGCCACCGCCAACATCCAGCCGCTGTGGGCCGCCCACGAACCCGCCATGGACGACCTCACGCTGCCCTTCCTGGGCGCGGAGCGCGGCGCCCTCCAGTATCCGTTCGGCGCACTCCACGCGGCGGGCGCGACGCTCGCGGCCGGCAGTGACTGGTTCGTCTCCAGTCCCGACCCGATGCACGGCATCCACGTCGCCGTGAACCGCCAGGTCTGGCCGGAGGAACTGGGCGAGCCCGAACCACGTCCCCCGTTCCTGCCGCACCAGCGCCTCACCCTCACCGACGCGCTCGCCGCGTACACGGCGGGTTCGGCCTGGGTGAACCACCAGGACGAGGCCGGCGTCCTCGCCCCCGGGCGGCTCGCGGACATGGCGGTGCTGGACCGGGACCCGTTCGCCGTCGCACCCGGGGAGCTGCACGGCATCCGGTACGTACGGACGTACGTGGGCGGCGCCCCGGTGCACGTCGCGGACTAG
- a CDS encoding SDR family NAD(P)-dependent oxidoreductase, with protein sequence MSDSTTPQRKIGSGFGARSSTDDVLAGIDLTGRLALVTGGYSGIGVETTRALTKAGARVVIPARRVGAAQENLAGIDGVEVDELDLGDLDSVRAFAERFLASGRTLDIVIDSAAIMACPETRVGPGWEAQFATNHLGHFALVNRLWPAIEPGGARVVSVSSTGHHSSPVRWDDVHWRHGYDKWEAYGQAKTANALFAVQLDRLGRERGVRAFSVHPGGILTPLQRHLQKQEMVERGWIDEDGNPLHPEAFKTPQQGAATQVWAATSPQLNGMGGVYLEDCDIAEPAPADGSRVGVKEWATDPQQAARLWALSAELTGVDAFAT encoded by the coding sequence ATGAGCGACAGCACCACGCCGCAGCGCAAGATCGGTTCGGGCTTCGGCGCCCGGAGCAGCACCGACGATGTCCTCGCGGGCATCGACCTCACCGGTCGGCTCGCCCTGGTGACGGGTGGCTACTCGGGCATCGGCGTCGAGACCACACGCGCACTGACGAAGGCCGGCGCCCGTGTCGTCATCCCGGCCCGCCGGGTCGGCGCGGCACAGGAGAACCTGGCCGGGATCGACGGTGTCGAGGTGGACGAACTGGACCTCGGCGACCTGGACAGCGTGCGCGCCTTCGCCGAGCGGTTCCTCGCCTCGGGCCGCACCCTGGACATCGTCATCGACAGCGCGGCGATCATGGCCTGCCCCGAGACCCGGGTCGGGCCGGGCTGGGAGGCCCAGTTCGCCACCAACCACCTCGGCCACTTCGCCCTCGTCAACCGCCTGTGGCCTGCGATCGAACCGGGCGGTGCCCGCGTCGTCTCGGTCTCCTCCACCGGCCACCACTCCTCCCCCGTCCGCTGGGACGACGTCCACTGGCGCCACGGCTACGACAAGTGGGAGGCGTACGGACAGGCCAAGACGGCGAACGCGCTGTTCGCCGTGCAACTCGACCGTCTCGGCCGGGAGCGGGGTGTGCGGGCCTTCTCGGTGCACCCTGGTGGCATCCTGACTCCCCTTCAGCGGCATCTGCAGAAGCAGGAGATGGTCGAGCGGGGCTGGATCGACGAGGACGGCAACCCACTCCACCCGGAGGCGTTCAAGACACCGCAGCAGGGTGCGGCCACGCAGGTGTGGGCTGCGACCTCCCCTCAACTGAACGGCATGGGCGGCGTCTACCTGGAGGACTGCGACATCGCCGAGCCCGCCCCGGCGGACGGCTCCCGGGTCGGCGTCAAGGAGTGGGCCACGGATCCGCAGCAGGCGGCCCGCCTGTGGGCACTGTCCGCGGAACTGACCGGCGTGGACGCGTTCGCCACCTGA
- a CDS encoding histone protein, whose product MDDQTKMALAAAIAGGYVLGRTKKGRLALSLGTYLAGRRFGLEPRQLAVEGMRRLGEIPQVAELQDQLKGEVLEAGRKAVTAAATRSMGTLADTLRDRTASLGMKEEEEEPEEEYEDEEEPEEEYEEEPEEEEEEEEEEEEEPERERPQRRRSSRKPTRSGRDTGSRRERPPSDRSSSRAAAKEPARRKKTSASKPAAKKAAPAKKSATTKRAPAKKAAASGRAAKKTSTRADRRR is encoded by the coding sequence ATGGACGATCAGACCAAGATGGCTCTCGCCGCGGCGATCGCCGGCGGTTACGTGCTGGGCCGTACGAAGAAGGGCAGGCTCGCCCTGAGCTTGGGGACGTATCTGGCGGGCAGACGGTTCGGGCTTGAGCCGCGCCAGCTCGCTGTCGAGGGAATGCGCAGGCTGGGGGAGATTCCCCAGGTCGCCGAACTGCAGGACCAGCTGAAGGGCGAGGTCCTCGAGGCCGGCCGCAAGGCAGTGACAGCTGCTGCCACGCGCAGCATGGGGACGCTTGCGGACACGCTGCGTGACCGCACGGCCAGCCTCGGGATGAAGGAAGAAGAGGAAGAGCCGGAGGAGGAGTACGAGGACGAGGAGGAACCGGAGGAGGAGTACGAGGAAGAGCCGGAAGAGGAGGAGGAAGAGGAGGAGGAAGAGGAGGAGGAACCAGAACGCGAGCGCCCGCAGCGCCGGAGAAGCTCCCGGAAGCCGACTCGGTCCGGCAGGGATACCGGGTCCAGGCGTGAGAGGCCACCCTCCGACCGGAGTTCTTCCAGGGCAGCGGCGAAGGAGCCGGCCCGGAGGAAGAAGACCTCCGCGTCGAAGCCGGCAGCGAAGAAGGCAGCCCCGGCAAAGAAGTCCGCCACCACGAAGCGGGCCCCCGCGAAGAAGGCGGCGGCTTCAGGGCGGGCGGCGAAGAAGACGTCCACGCGCGCCGATCGCCGGAGGTAG
- a CDS encoding DUF6286 domain-containing protein, with protein MKRRPRRTIPATLTALVLLAACVLTAIVAIQSIIGRRPLVSYRSVTDALNGLHWNDTAVLAAGAAAVLLGFVLLLAAFLPGKPTVLPLTGDVDAGVTRRSLRRALQNTAASVDGVSRAKLKLGRRTITARIRTDRTNTAGLTRAVRGALDQRLDEVTPLTRPATKIKLHATRNAP; from the coding sequence GTGAAACGCCGACCTCGCCGCACCATTCCCGCCACGCTCACCGCGCTGGTCCTGCTCGCCGCGTGCGTCCTGACCGCCATCGTGGCCATTCAGTCGATCATCGGTCGGCGCCCGCTCGTCAGCTACCGCTCGGTCACCGACGCCCTGAACGGCCTCCATTGGAACGACACCGCCGTCCTCGCCGCGGGTGCCGCAGCTGTCCTCCTCGGTTTCGTCCTGCTGCTTGCGGCATTCCTGCCGGGGAAACCGACCGTCCTGCCGCTCACCGGGGACGTGGACGCCGGCGTCACCAGGCGAAGCCTGCGCCGCGCCCTGCAGAACACCGCCGCGAGTGTCGACGGGGTCAGCAGAGCAAAGCTGAAACTGGGACGCCGCACGATCACCGCCCGTATTCGCACGGACCGGACCAACACCGCGGGACTCACCCGTGCTGTCCGCGGCGCCCTCGACCAGCGCCTCGACGAGGTCACCCCACTCACCCGTCCGGCAACGAAGATCAAGCTCCATGCCACCAGGAACGCACCATGA
- a CDS encoding DUF1772 domain-containing protein: MLNALEVFTTVVVGVMVGVEFSVAFFVNPILDGLPGDNGLRGRTHGARLLGAVMPFWYIGSLVLAAVWAIAGWDHHGAGLVVTAAALLTLSVVMSILLLVPINNRVKTWTAEGLPADWKQQMNRWDRFHYVRVAVIVAAFALLAAALA, translated from the coding sequence ATGCTCAATGCACTCGAGGTCTTCACCACCGTGGTCGTCGGCGTGATGGTGGGCGTGGAGTTCTCCGTCGCCTTCTTCGTCAACCCGATCCTTGACGGGCTCCCCGGCGACAACGGCCTGCGCGGCCGCACCCACGGGGCCCGGCTGCTCGGCGCCGTGATGCCGTTCTGGTACATCGGCTCGCTCGTCCTCGCCGCAGTCTGGGCCATCGCCGGATGGGACCACCACGGCGCCGGTCTCGTCGTCACCGCCGCCGCGCTGCTGACCCTCAGCGTGGTCATGTCGATCCTGCTGCTCGTCCCGATCAACAACCGGGTCAAGACGTGGACCGCCGAGGGCCTGCCGGCCGACTGGAAGCAGCAGATGAACCGCTGGGACCGCTTCCACTACGTCCGCGTCGCCGTCATCGTCGCCGCGTTCGCCCTGCTGGCCGCCGCCCTCGCCTGA
- a CDS encoding Asp23/Gls24 family envelope stress response protein, protein MTNPSTANSAEHSTFAAGDSAKTTAGAPEASTAQASGQGNTAIADVVVQKISGIAAREVPGVYELGGGAARAFGAVKGRIPGASASAGQGVSVEVGQKQAAVDLQMLVEYGVSIPDLAQDVRNNVIDAVEQMTGLEVVEVNINVNDVHIPSEDGDGDDQGTGDRVQ, encoded by the coding sequence ATGACGAACCCCTCCACCGCGAACAGCGCCGAGCACTCCACTTTCGCCGCGGGTGACTCGGCCAAGACCACCGCCGGCGCACCAGAGGCCTCCACTGCACAAGCATCCGGGCAGGGCAACACTGCCATCGCCGACGTCGTCGTCCAGAAGATCTCCGGGATCGCCGCCCGCGAGGTACCCGGCGTGTACGAGCTGGGCGGCGGAGCGGCGCGTGCGTTCGGTGCGGTCAAGGGACGTATCCCCGGAGCCTCCGCCAGCGCCGGCCAGGGTGTCTCCGTCGAGGTCGGTCAGAAGCAGGCGGCCGTAGACCTGCAGATGCTGGTCGAGTACGGCGTGTCCATCCCCGATCTGGCCCAGGACGTCCGCAACAACGTCATCGACGCCGTTGAGCAGATGACCGGCCTGGAAGTCGTCGAGGTCAACATCAATGTCAATGATGTCCATATCCCCAGTGAAGACGGTGACGGCGACGACCAGGGGACTGGAGACCGCGTGCAGTAG
- a CDS encoding TOBE domain-containing protein: MQSYTIGQAARLLGVSPDTARRWADAGRVATHRDDNGRRLIDGRDLAAFSIEVAQSGGGEDDVSYTSARNAFPGIVTAVKLGDVAAQVEIQAGPHRLVSLLTREAVEELGLEVGMQATARVKSTSVHIDRT; encoded by the coding sequence ATGCAGTCCTACACCATCGGACAGGCGGCACGTTTGCTGGGCGTCAGTCCCGATACAGCGCGCCGCTGGGCGGATGCCGGCCGGGTCGCGACCCATCGCGACGACAATGGTCGCCGTCTCATCGACGGCCGCGATCTGGCCGCCTTCTCCATCGAGGTCGCCCAGAGCGGCGGTGGAGAGGACGACGTCTCCTACACCTCCGCCCGCAACGCCTTCCCCGGCATCGTCACCGCCGTCAAACTCGGCGACGTCGCGGCCCAGGTCGAGATCCAGGCGGGCCCGCACCGGCTGGTGTCCCTGCTGACCCGGGAGGCCGTCGAGGAACTGGGACTCGAAGTCGGCATGCAGGCCACCGCCCGCGTGAAGTCGACCAGCGTGCACATCGACCGCACCTGA
- a CDS encoding RNA polymerase sigma factor, whose product MTSPAGVGSHPASPTPEVALDDATLVVRARDGDIRAFEVLVRRYQGPMYRLALHMLASRGDAEDVVQEVFLTAWRRLGQLRDGRAFVGWLYRTTTNRCLNIIRARRPVTEADLDRRESIDAAGSPERAAQVSEQLIALAAALTRLTPEQRACWLLREVHGLSYEDIARATGTTQTAVRGRIARARAQLAEAMSPWR is encoded by the coding sequence GTGACATCGCCTGCCGGTGTCGGTTCACATCCCGCCTCCCCCACCCCGGAGGTGGCACTGGACGACGCCACCTTGGTGGTCCGTGCCCGCGACGGCGACATACGGGCCTTCGAGGTGCTGGTGCGCCGCTACCAGGGTCCGATGTACCGCTTGGCACTGCATATGCTCGCGAGCCGGGGCGACGCCGAGGATGTGGTGCAGGAAGTGTTCCTGACCGCCTGGCGACGACTCGGGCAGTTGCGGGACGGCAGAGCTTTCGTGGGCTGGCTCTACCGGACGACGACCAATCGGTGTCTGAACATCATCCGGGCACGCAGACCTGTCACGGAAGCCGACCTGGACCGTCGCGAATCCATCGATGCAGCGGGGTCGCCCGAGCGGGCGGCACAGGTCAGTGAGCAGTTGATCGCGCTCGCAGCGGCGCTCACACGGCTGACGCCCGAACAGCGTGCCTGCTGGCTGTTGCGGGAGGTTCACGGGCTCTCCTACGAAGACATCGCCAGGGCCACGGGCACGACTCAGACGGCAGTGCGCGGACGCATAGCGCGCGCTCGAGCGCAGTTGGCGGAGGCGATGTCCCCATGGAGATGA
- a CDS encoding Asp23/Gls24 family envelope stress response protein, with product MTTTVPDDKAGVPRFQWVIAEPVIAAVAARAAVGVPGVVRLEPGLTGLASQVARSTRQKIKGLAPASTEGVRVTADRRSVVPSILRVSVDLVSAGGHQAAAVAQAVQREVTRAVADATGLTPQAVVVSIMDMEMDMDIGMDGTGVW from the coding sequence ATGACAACGACCGTGCCGGACGACAAGGCAGGGGTTCCCCGCTTCCAGTGGGTCATCGCCGAGCCCGTGATCGCCGCCGTCGCCGCTCGAGCCGCTGTCGGCGTCCCGGGTGTCGTGCGCCTCGAACCCGGCTTGACCGGGCTCGCCTCCCAGGTGGCCCGATCAACACGCCAGAAGATCAAAGGCCTTGCCCCGGCCTCGACCGAGGGCGTGAGAGTCACGGCCGACCGCCGCTCGGTCGTGCCATCGATACTGCGCGTGTCCGTCGACCTGGTCAGCGCCGGTGGGCACCAGGCTGCGGCGGTGGCACAAGCCGTCCAGCGCGAGGTCACGCGTGCTGTCGCCGACGCCACAGGTCTCACCCCACAGGCCGTCGTGGTGTCGATCATGGACATGGAGATGGACATGGACATCGGCATGGACGGGACCGGTGTGTGGTGA
- a CDS encoding TetR/AcrR family transcriptional regulator C-terminal domain-containing protein — protein MGSEGTVVRGRGRPPKVVLDAPIIVDAALALCDEHGAEALTVRKLAARLGVDPSALYRHVADKDELHLLLADRLFEEILETFAPAPGDWRTTLRDLAVASRETALRHPAAAVVATYRTTRRPAEMRIVEHILTAFAEAGCDPEQSALLHRVYGDFTLAWSGMDAAFATLDPAAQAGDEAAWTREYVAVDPSRYPSIARSSAHMATMTGERVFRAALEVLLDGLGVRIGRGGPAG, from the coding sequence ATGGGATCGGAAGGCACGGTGGTACGGGGCAGGGGGCGGCCGCCCAAGGTGGTCCTGGACGCGCCGATCATCGTGGACGCGGCACTGGCGCTCTGCGACGAACACGGCGCGGAGGCGCTGACCGTGAGGAAGCTGGCGGCCCGGCTCGGCGTGGACCCGTCGGCGCTGTACCGGCATGTCGCGGACAAGGACGAGCTGCACCTCCTCCTCGCGGACCGGCTCTTCGAGGAGATCCTGGAAACCTTCGCGCCGGCACCCGGCGACTGGCGGACGACCCTGCGCGACCTGGCGGTCGCCTCTCGCGAGACCGCCCTGCGGCATCCGGCGGCCGCGGTCGTCGCCACGTACCGGACAACGCGGCGACCCGCGGAGATGCGGATCGTCGAGCACATCCTGACCGCCTTCGCCGAAGCGGGCTGCGACCCTGAGCAGTCCGCCCTCCTGCACCGCGTCTACGGAGACTTCACCCTCGCCTGGTCCGGCATGGACGCCGCCTTCGCCACCCTCGACCCGGCGGCACAGGCGGGTGACGAGGCGGCCTGGACCCGCGAGTACGTGGCAGTCGACCCGTCCCGCTACCCGTCGATCGCGCGCAGCTCGGCCCATATGGCGACGATGACGGGGGAGCGCGTCTTCCGGGCGGCGCTGGAGGTGCTGCTGGACGGGCTGGGGGTGCGGATCGGGCGCGGCGGGCCGGCTGGTTGA
- a CDS encoding TetR/AcrR family transcriptional regulator: MSVQERKERERAGRERLILATARELAEQQGWDAVTTRRLAERIEYSQPVLYSHFRGKREIIGAVALEGAAEMAAALRAAASAADGPRARVTTVARAYLDFAERNPAVYDAMFQLDGGLAFAKEDTPEPLKDAFAALLESLGEVAGDGVHPALFTEVFWAALHGLATLTRAGRLPPGDAGRRVELLVDRLVMI, encoded by the coding sequence ATGTCGGTACAGGAACGCAAGGAGCGCGAACGGGCGGGACGCGAACGCCTCATCTTGGCGACGGCCCGCGAACTCGCCGAGCAGCAGGGCTGGGACGCGGTCACCACCCGCCGGCTCGCCGAGCGCATCGAGTACAGCCAGCCCGTCCTCTACAGCCACTTTCGCGGCAAGCGCGAGATCATCGGCGCCGTCGCCCTCGAGGGTGCCGCCGAGATGGCCGCGGCGCTGCGGGCCGCGGCCTCCGCCGCGGACGGCCCGCGCGCCCGGGTCACCACCGTCGCCCGCGCCTACCTCGACTTCGCCGAACGCAACCCGGCGGTCTACGACGCCATGTTCCAGCTCGACGGCGGCCTGGCGTTCGCGAAGGAGGACACCCCGGAGCCGCTGAAGGACGCCTTCGCCGCCCTGCTGGAGAGCCTCGGCGAGGTCGCCGGGGACGGCGTCCACCCGGCGCTGTTCACCGAGGTGTTCTGGGCGGCCCTGCACGGGCTGGCGACCCTGACCCGGGCGGGACGGCTGCCGCCGGGGGACGCCGGGCGAAGGGTGGAGCTGCTGGTGGACCGGCTCGTCATGATCTGA